The Jiangella alba genome includes the window GGTGGCTCGTTCACCGCGATGACGACCATCTACGACACCATGCAGTTCATCAAGCCGGACGTCCGGACGGTGTGCATGGGTCAGGCGGCGTCGGCGGCGGCCGTGCTGCTGGCGGCCGGGGCCCCCGGCAAGCGGCTGGCGGTGCCGAACGCGCGCATCCTCATCCACCAGCCCTACACCGAGGGCACCTACGGCCAGGCCAGCGACATCGAGATCCAGGCCAACGAGATCCTGCGCATGCGGGCGCTGCTGGAGAAGATGCTCTCCGACCACTCCGGCCGCAGCATCGACCAGGTGCGCACCGACATCGAGCGCGACAAGATCCTGACCACCCAGGAGGCCATCGACTACGGCCTCGTCGACAACTTCACCGCCTCTCGCAAGGCCAGCCTCGTCGGCTGACCTCGCACCATCGGGCCCGGTGCGCGACGCGCCGGGCCCGATCCGGTCTCCGGGTGCCCGTTTGTCCATCGGACGTTGTAACGTCGAAGGCACGCAGGGCTCGCGAGGGCCGGCAAGACGCTCGACGTCGAGGAAGGACGTACCGCGTGGCACGCATCGGCGACGCTGACCACCTGCTCAAGTGCTCGTTCTGCGGTAAGAGCCAGAAGCAGGTGAAGAAGCTCATCGCAGGCCCTGGCGTGTACATCTGCGACGAGTGCATCGATCTCTGCAACGAGATCATCGAGGAAGAGCTGAGCGAGACCGCTGAGGCGG containing:
- a CDS encoding ATP-dependent Clp protease proteolytic subunit, translating into MNYYIPQWEERTSYGFRRIDPYGKLFEERIIFLGTPITDDVANAVMAQLICLESMEPDRDIEIYINSPGGSFTAMTTIYDTMQFIKPDVRTVCMGQAASAAAVLLAAGAPGKRLAVPNARILIHQPYTEGTYGQASDIEIQANEILRMRALLEKMLSDHSGRSIDQVRTDIERDKILTTQEAIDYGLVDNFTASRKASLVG